The window CGGCTGCGACACGAAGCCCAGACCGGGCAGGTACGGCAACAGCACCGACGGCCGCGCCTCCTTCACCTGCAGCACCAGCGGCTCGCCCCGGTGGTCCAGCAGCAGCACCACGTACGAGCGGGTGCCGACGCTGCCGGTGCCCACCACGCGGAAGGCCACGTCGTGGATGGCGTACCGGGCCAGCAGCGGCAGCCGGTCGCCCTGCAGCGTATGGAGGTAGGAGCCGAGCGAGGCCGCCACGGCCGCCGCCTCCCGGTCCCCGACCCGGCGCAGCACGGGCAGCGCGTCGACGAAGCGGCGGCCACCGTCCGGACCGATCTCCGTCGACCTGGCGGCGAACCGGGCGGAGGTGTTGTTGCGGGCCTTCTCCGAGACCCGCTCCAGCGTGCCCAGCAGGTCGCGGGCATCGGTGTGCGAGACCAGTTCCTCGTCCGCGATGGCGTTCCACGCGTCCATCGCGGGCAGCTTGGCCAGCAGCCGCATGGTGCGCCGGTAGGCGCCCACCGAGTCCAGCGCGGCCGCCCGGCAGGTGTCCTCGTCCGCGCCGGCCACCCGGCCGGCCAGCACCAGCGAGGTCGCCAGCCGCTTCACGTCCCATTCCCACGGGCCGAAGACGGTCTCGTCGAAGTCGTTCAGGTCGATGACCAGGCGCCCGCGGGCGTCGCCGTACAGACCGAAGTTCGCCGCGTGCGCGTCACCGCAGATCTGCGCGCCGACCCCGGTCACCGGACCGCCGGACAGGTCGTGCGCCATCAGCCCGGCCGCCCCGCGCAGGAACGCGAAGGGGTTCGCGGCCATCCGGCCCACCCGTATCGGAGTCAGCTCGGCGACCCGGCCGGCGTTGGACTCCTCCACCGCCCGCACGGCGTCCGGCCGCCCGGCCGGCGCCTCGAACGCGGCGTGCGCCGCCCGCGGCACGCGTGCGCGCAGCGCCTTGCCCTCCTCCTTGGGAGAGCCCGCCGCCACCCGCGGCGCGAACCCCGCCACGTCCGGAATCCGCTGCCCTGCTACCGCCGCCATGGCGCCGCCCCCACCCGTTGATCGCTTCTCGAACGCGCCGACCGTATCTACAGCCCGGCGTCCCTGGCCAGCAGTGCCGCCTGGACCCGGTTCTCGCAGTCCAGCTTCGCCAGGATCCGGCTGACGTACGTCTTCACGGTCGCCTCGCTCATGTGCAGCCGCCGGCCCGCGTCCGCGTTGGACAGCCCTTCGCCCAGCAGCGCCAGCACACCGCGCTCCCGCTCGCTCAGTTCCGCCACCTGGCGCCGGGCCTCCTCACCGCGCACGGCGGCCTTCCCCGACGCCAGCTGGTCCACCACGTGCCGGGCCGCCCCCGGCGAGAGGTACGCGTCCCCGGCCGCGGCCGCCCGGACCGCTCCGATCAGCTCGCCGGGAGCCGAGTCCTTCAGCAGGAATCCCGCGCCGCCCTGGCCCAGCGCCCGCAGCACGTTCTCCTTCTCGCCGAAGGTGGTCAGGATCAGCGCCCGCACCTCCGGCGCGGCCCGCCGCAGTTCCCCCAGCGCGGTCAGCCCGTCCATCACCGGCATCTGGATGTCCAGCAGCATCACGCCTGGGGCGTGCAGGCGGGCCAGCTCCACCGCCTCCCTGCCGTTCGCCGCCTCCGCGACGACCTCGATGTCCGGCGCCGAGGTCAGGATCATCCTGATCCCGGCCCGGATCAGCGGCTCGTCGTCGGCGATCACCACTCTGATCACTTCGGCTGTCACCCCGTGCTCCTACTGCTTGACCTCGTACGCCTGCTTGTCGACGAGCTTGCCGTCCTTGAAGCAGAACCGGTACACCAGATCCGTGGTCAGTGTGCTGGGCTGATGGTCGGCGAGCAGCGCCAGGCACTGCGAGCCCTCCGGCCGGGGCGGCCCCTTCCGATCGGCTCCCGCGGTCAGGAAGCTCGCGCCGCTCGGCAGCCGCCCCCGGACCGCCTTCTCGCTCTCGTTCACCTGCGCGGCGTCGTACTCGTCCCGGCTGATCATCGCGTCACCCGCCGAGTCCATCAACATCACCGCCGCGGCGACCGTCACGATCACTAGCACCACCACCGCCGCGAAGGCGATCCCGCAGCCCACCGCGATCCCACCGCTGCGGCTGGGCACCCGTACGGCCAGCTCCCGGTCCACCGCCGCCCAGTCCATCGGCTGCTGCTCGCCGCGCCGCCCCCGCGCCTGAGGCTGCGTGAGCTTCTGCGCCTGCGCCCGCTGCCCGAAGTCGTCGGCCACGTCCTGGGCACCGGCCGGCTCCGCGCCGTACGGCAGCACCCCGGCCACCCGGAAGCCGCCCCCCTCGGCGGGACCCGCGTGCACCATGCCGCCGACCAGCCGGGCCCGCTCGCGCAGCCCCGTCAGCCCCTGCCCGCCCGACACCACGTCCTCGCCCGGTCCGGCCGACGGCCCGTTGGCGATCTCCACCACCAGCGAGTCGTCCTCGTACCGCAGTTCCACCGTGATCGGCGCCCCCGGAGCGTGCTTGTAGGCGTTCGTCAGGGCCTCCTGCACGATCCTGTACGCGGCGTGGTCGCACGCCGCGACCAGCGGCCTCGGCCGCCCCGAGGTGGTCATCCGCACCTCGGTCCCGGCACCGCGTGCCGCCTCCACGACCCCCACGATCCCGGCCACGCCGCGCGCCGCGGGCTGGGCCTCCTCCACCGGCGCGGGCGCCTCCACGCCGTCGCGCAGGATGCCGACGACCTCGCGCAGTTCGTGCATCGCGGACACCGAGGCCTGCCGCAGCACGCCCACGGCCTCCCGCTGACGGTCGGTGAGCACGGGATCCACCTCCAGCGCACCCGTGTGCACGGAGATCAACGCCAGCTGGTGGCCGAGGCTGTCGTGCATGTCCTGGGCGATGCGCTGCCGCTCGCGCAGCCGCGCCTGCCCGGCGACCATGGCACGCTCGCGCAGCAGCTGCCCGTTGCGCTCGTGCAGCGCGGCCAGCAGGGTGCGGCGCTGCGACCAGTACCGGCTGGCCAGCCCCGGCATCACCGTGACCGCCAGGAACATCAGCGTGGAGAACACGATCACCAGCAGCGGTCGCATCTGCGACCACTGGTCCAGGACGCTGAAGGCGAGCGACGCGGCGAAGGCCAGCGTGAAGCAGCCCAGCGCCCGGCCCACGCCGACGATGCGCCGCCCTGCCGACCAGCCCAGCAGCGGCAGGACGAAGAACAGTCCCGGGAGGGCGGAGCTCAGCGCCGAACCGGCCACGAGCGTCGTCGCCGGCAGCCGCCGGCGCAGCAGGGTCAGCGCCACCACGACCACGGCGCCCAGCAGCATCCGCTGCCCGGACCCCCGGTCGAGTTCCTCGACGCCCAGCCCGAGGATGGCCAGCACACCGGCGAGCGCGAGGTCCCCCGCCAGCATCCGCCGGGTCCACGGCTCGGGCCCCCTCAGCCAGTCCCAGCCCGCACGCGTCTTCGCCTTCACATCCACCCGACCGACCCTAGACACCCGCCCGCACCCGCGGCCGCCCTCTTTCGTCGCCGTCCGCCGCAACGAAAGTCGGACGGACACAACTGGTCTCGCCATGCGGACAGTTGATCAACCCGAACCGGGTCCGTCGAAACACCGCACGTCAGGAGCCCCTTGGGAGGGACGTACGTCACACACGCGACCGGGATCGGGACCGGGCCGGACCGGGCCGGGCCGGACCGGGCCGGGCCGGGCCGGACAACACGAAACGGCCGCCACCGCTTTCGCAGTGACGACCGTCTCGTCGATGTGGGCGAGGGGGGATTTGAACCCCCACGTCCCGAAGGACACTGGCACCTGAAGCCAGCGCGTCTGCCGTTCCGCCACTCGCCCGAGCAGCGCCCCAGTGGTTCTTCCCTTTCGGGCCGTTCCCCTGGCGACGTCGAAACATTAGCACGGTGGACGGGGTGGTTTCACATCGCTTTCCCGCCGCCCCCGCACCCCGCTGCGGACGGCCCCTCCCGCGCTCCGCTCCCGGTGCGGGACACTGTCCTGGGAGCGCCCCTACGATCGCCTGTGAGGACCAACACTCGTCCTCACAGGAGCGATGGGGAACCACCCGAATCCGCCACGCGTGGATACGATCAGTAAGCAGTACAGGGCGACAACGACGGAGGAGGTGCCCCATGGGAGTTCTGAAGCGGTTCGAGCAGCGACTCGAAGGTCTGGTGAACGGCACCTTCGCCAAGGTCTTCAAGTCCGAGGTCCAGCCGGTGGAGATCGCCGGCGCCCTCCAGCGGGAGTGCGACAACAACGCCACCATCTGGAACCGCGAGCGGACCGTCGTCCCCAACGACTTCATCGTCGAACTCAGCGCCGGTGACTACGACCGCCTGAGCCCCTACTCCGGGCAGCTCGGCGACGAGCTCGCGGGCCTCGTCCGCGACTACGCCAAGCAGCAGCGCTACAGCTTCATGGGCCCCATCAAGGTCCACCTGGAGAAGGCCGAAGACCTCGACACCGGGCTCTACCGGGTCCGCAGCCGCACCCTCGCCTCCAGCACCTCCCAGCCGCAGGCAGGGCCGCCCTCACCGCAGGGCGGCTACGGATACCCGCCGGAGAACCAGCCGCAGGGCGGTTACGGCTACCCGCCGGTCGCCGCCCCGCCCATGCCCAGCGCCCCGCCGCCCGGCGGACCCGGCGCGCGACGGCCCGCTCCCGGCGGACCCGCCGGAGCGGCCCCCGTGGCGACCCCGGGGGGTCCCCGGCGCCACTGGATCGAGATCAACGGCACCCGCCACCAGATCTCGCGCCCCACGCTCGTACTCGGCCGAAGCACGGAAGCCGACGTGCGGATCGACGACCCCGGCGTATCGCGCCGGCACTGTGAGATCCGGACCGGAACGCCCTCGACGATCCAGGATCTCGGGTCCACCAACGGCATCGTGGTGGACGGGCAGCACACCACCCGCGCTACGCTCCGCGACGGCTCGCGGATCGTCGTGGGCAGCACGACCATCATTTACCGGCAAGCCGAAGGGTGAAGCGGGGGCAATGTCAGAGCTGACCCTGACGGTCATGCGGTTGGGTTTCCTAGCCGTTCTGTGGCTGTTCGTCATCGTGGCCGTTCAGGTCATCCGCAGCGATCTCTTCGGAACGAGAGTGACCCAGCGCGGCTCCCGCCGCGGCGGCGCCGGCGGCGCCCCGCAGCAGGCGGGCCGCCAGGCTGCCCCACCGCAGCAGCGCCAGCGCCGTGGTGCGCCGACCAAGCTCGTCGTCTCCGAGGGCATCCTCACCGGAACCACGGTGGCCCTCGCAGGCCAGACGATCACGCTGGGCCGCGCCCACGACTCCACGATCGTGCTGGACGACGACTACGCGTCCAGCCGCCATGCCAGGATCTACCCCGACCGTGACGGCCAGTGGATCGTCGAGGATCTCGGGTCCACCAACGGCACGTATCTCGACCGGACCCGGCTGACCACCCCGACGCCCATTCCGCCGGGCGCACCGATCCGCATCGGCAAGACCGTCATCGAGCTGCGGAAGTAGTACGAGAATGAGCGAGCGGAGCGAGCGCGCGGCGGCGATCCGTCCCACCGAGGACACGGACACGAGCGCGCTCCCGACCGGAGGGTGGGCAGTGTGGCTCGAGACCGGTTGTACCCGGAGGAAGCTTCGTCGACAGGGCAGGTGCGCATGAGTCTGTCCCTGCGGTTCGCAGCCGGATCCCACAAGGGCATGATCCGCGAGGGGAACGAGGACTCCGGCTACGCCGGCCCCCGTCTCCTCGCGATCGCCGACGGCATGGGCGGTCAGGCCGCCGGCGAGGTCGCGAGCTCCGAGGTGATCTCCACCCTCGTGCAGCTCGACGACGACGTCCCGGGCTCCGACATCCTCACGTCCCTGGCCACGGCCGTGCAGCGCGCCAACGACCAGCTGCGGGCCATGGTCGAGGAGGATCCCCAGCTCGAGGGCATGGGCACCACCCTGACCGCCCTGCTGTGGACCGGCCAGCGCCTGGGCCTCGTGCACGTCGGCGACTCCCGCGCCTATCTGCTGCGCGACGGCGTCCTCACCCAGATCACCCAGGACCACACCTGGGTGCAGCGCCTTGTCGACGAGGGACGCATCACGGAGGAGGAGGCGACCACCCACCCGCAGCGCTCGCTCCTGATGCGCGCGCTCGGCAGCGGCGACATCGTCGAACCCGACCTCTCCATCCGTGAGGTCCGGGCCGGCGACCGCTACCTGATCTGCTCCGACGGGCTCTCCGGCGTCGTCTCCCACCAGACCCTGGAAGAGACCCTCGCCGACTACCACGGTCCCCGCGCGACCGTGCAGTCCCTGATCCAGCTCGCGCTGCGCGGCGGCGGCCCGGACAACATCACCTGCATCGTCGCCGACGTCCTCGACACGGACAGCGGCGACACCCTCGCCGCCCAGGTCAGCGACACCCCGGTGGTCGTCGGCGCGGTCGCCGAGAACCAGCACCAGCTCTTCGACGGCGGCAACGCCATGCAGACCCCGGCGGGCCGCGCCTCGGGCCTCGGCCGCCAGGCACCGCCGCCCGCCGGATCCTTCGGCCCCCCCGGCAGCGGCGACGCCCCCGGCTACGGGTACTCCGAGCAGGGCCAGGCCAAGGGCGGCGGCGGTTACGGCAGCTTCGGCGAGGCCGACGGCTACGACGCCGACCCCGGCTACGAGGACACGTACGACCACCCCCGCAGGCGCCGCAGCAAAGGGCGCAAGTGGACCACGCGTACGCTGACCCTGCTGCTCGTCGTCGGCGTCATCGGCGGCGGCCTCTACGCCGGCTGGCGCTGGACCCAGACCCAGTTCTACGTCGGCAAGAACGGCGAGCACGTGGCGCTCTTCCGCGGCATCAGCCCCAAGCTGGGGCCGCTGGAGCTCTCCAAGGTGGAGACCGACCGCCCCGACATCGAACTGAAGTACCTCCCGCCCTTCAAGCGCAAGCTGGTCGAGGCCACCATCAGCGAAGGCAGCCTCGACGGCGCCCGGAAGAAGCTCGACGACCTCGGCGTCCAGGTCTCCGCCTGCAAGAAGGACGAGGAACGCCGCAACGCCGAGGCACAGAACAGCCAGCCACCCGGCCCCAGCCTGACTCCCGAGGAGCAGCAGCTGGTCGGCCTGTGCGGGAAGCAGTAGACACACGCGGGCACAGGGGGCCTGCCACACCATGAGCGTTGTCACCAACACGACCACCATCGGCGCCATCGAGCTGCCGAGCCGGCGGAACACCGAGCTTCTGCTGCTCGTCTTCGCCGTGGTCATCCCGATCTTCGCCTACGCCAACGTGGGTCTGGCGATCCACGGCGACCTGCCCCCCGGCATGTTCGTCTACGGCCTCGGCTTCGCGGTCCTCGCCGGCATCGCGCACCTCGTCGTGCGCCGGTACGCGAAGTACGCCGACCCGCTGCTGCTTCCGCTCGCCACCCTGCTCAACGGGCTCGGCGTGGTCCTGATCTGGCGCCTGGACCAGTCCGAGCGGCTGCAGAACCTCGCCAAGCGCAGTTTCGGTGACTTCTCGCCCTCCGCGCCCCGCCAGATGATGTACACGGCGCTGGCGATCGCCCTGTTCGCCGCCGTACTGCTGATCCTCAAGGACCACCGCGTCCTGCAGCGCTTCACGTACATCTCCATGGCCGGCGCCCTGGTGCTGCTGATCCTGCCCGTCATCCCGGGCCTGGGCGCCGACGTCTTCGGCGCCAAGATCTGGATCAGCGTCGGCGGCTTCTCCATCCAGCCCGGCGAGTTCGCGAAGATCGTGATCGCGATCTTCTTCGCCGGCTACCTGATGGTGAAGCGTGACGCCCTGGCCCTGGCCAGCCGCCGCTTCATGGGCCTCTACCTGCCCCGCGGCCGCGACCTCGGCCCGATCCTGATGATCTGGGCGATGAGCCTGCTGGTCCTGGTCTTCGAGAACGACCTCGGCACCTCGCTGCTCTTCTTCGGCATGTTCGTGGTCATGCTGTACGTGGCCACCGAGCGCACCAGCTGGATCGTCATCGGCCTGCTGATGTCGGTGGGCGGCGCCGTCGTCGTGGCCTCCTTCGCCAGCCACGTCCAGGCCCGCGTCAACGCCTGGCTCGACCCCTTCGGCTGCTACGCCACCTCGGGCGCCTGCGAGCAGGTCGGCCAGTCGATCATGAGCTTCGGCTCCGGCGGTGTCCTCGGCGCCGGATGGGGCCAGGGCAACTCCGACCTCATCGGCTTCGCCGCCAACTCCGACTTCATCTTCTCCACCGTCGGCGAAGAGCTCGGCCTCGCCGGGGTGATGGCCTTCCTCCTGATCTACGGGCTGATCATCGAGCGGGGCGTCCGCACCGCCCTCGCCGCCCGTGACCCCTTCGGCAAGCTCTTCGCCATCGGCCTCTCCGGCGCCTTCGCGCTCCAGATCTTCGTGGTCGCCGGCGGCGTCATGGGCCTCATCCCCCTCACCGGCATGACGATGCCCTTCCTCGCGTCGGGCGGTTCCTCCGTCCTCGCGAACTGGATCCTCATCGCCGTCCTCATCCGGATCAGCGACACCGCACGCCGACCTGCCCCGGCCCCCGCCCCGTCCCCCGACTCCGAGATGACCCAGGTGGTCCGCCCGTCATGAACAAGCCCCTGCGCCGCATCTCGCTGTTCTGCGGGCTGCTCGTCCTCGCCCTGCTGATCCGCACCAACTGGCTGCAGTACGTGCAGGCCGAGGAACTCAGCACGCGCAAGGAGAACCGCCGGGTCCAGATCGCCCAGTACGCCACCGAACGCGGCAACATCATCGTGAACGGCGGCGCACCGATCACCGGCTCCGCGGTCACCGCCGGCAGCGACTACAAGTACAAGCGGACCTACGTGGACGGCCCGCTCTGGGCGCCCGTGACCGGGTACGCCTCGCAGGCCTTCGGCGCCACCCAGCTCGAATCGCTCGAGGACGGCATCCTCACCGGCAACGACGACCGGCTGTTCTTCGACCGCACCATCGGCATGTTCACCGGGGAGAAGAAGCAGGGCGGCAACGTCGTCACCACGCTCAACCCCGAGGCCCAGAAGGCCGCTTTCAAGGCGCTCGGCGAGAAGAAGGGCGCGGTCGCCGCCATCGACCCGCGCACCGGCGCGATCCTCGCCCTCGTCTCCACCCCCTCGTACGACCCCTCCAGCTTCGCGGGCAACTCCAAGGCCGACGAGAAGGCCTGGGTCGAGCTGAAGGACAGCGAGGACAAGAAGCTCGTCAACCGCGCGCTGCGCGAGACGTATCCGCCCGGCTCCACGTTCAAGGTGGTCACCGCGGCCGCGGCCCTCGAGCACGGCGTCGTCAAGGGCATCGACGACCCGACGGACACCCCCGAGCCGTACTTCCTCCCCGGCACCAAGACCCAGCTGCCGAACTCCCACACAGGGTGCGAGAAGGCCAGCCTCAACGAGGCGCTGCGCATCTCGTGCAACTCCGTCTTCGCGAACCTCGGTGACAAGGTCACCCGCGACAAGATGGTGGAGACCTCGGAGAAGTTCGGCTTCAACAACGACAAGATCGACATCCCGGTCCGCGCGTTCGCCAGCATCTACGACAAGAAGATGGGCAAGGACGGCAACGCGCAGAGCGCCATCGGCCAGTTCAACACCGCCGCCACCCCGCTGCAGATGGCCATGGTCACGGCCGCGATCGCCAACGACGGCAAGCTGATGAAGCCCTACATGGTGGACAACCTCACGTCCCCCAACCTGGACATCATCGAGAAGCACGACCCGTCGGAGATGAGCCGGCCGCTGTCCGCCGAGAACGCCGAGAAGCTCCAGCAGATGATGGTCAACGTCGTCGAGAAGGGCACGGGCGAGAAGGCCAAGATCAAGAACGTGACGGTCGGCGGCAAGACCGGCACCGCCCAGCACGGCGAGGGCAACAAGAAGCGTCCGTACGCCTGGTTCATCTCCTACGCCGAGAACCCGGAAGGCGCCTCGCCCGTCGCCGTAGCCGTCGTCATCGAGGACAGCGAGGGCACGGCCCGCGACGACATCAGCGGTGGCGGTCTCGCCGCCCCCGTCGCCAAGGCCGTGATGGAAGCGGTGCTCAAGAGCCAGAAGTAACCGCCGGATTGCGGGTGGAGCGGAGTGACGCACGTCACTGAATTCCGCCCGGAACCGAGCGTACGGTACCGGTCCAGTATCAGCCTGTGGCCACGAACCGATCACGGACGATCGGCCGGTAGCCTTTGCGCGAACAGCACACCGCCGGACCACACACAGGTGCGGTCGGGACTGACGGAGAGGGCTGCAACGTTATGGAAGAGCCGCGTCGCCTCGGCGGCCGGTACGAGCTGAGCCACGTGCTCGGCCGTGGTGGCATGGCCGAGGTCTACCTCGCCCACGACACCCGGCTCGGCCGTACCGTCGCCGTCAAGACCCTGCGTGCCGATCTCGCCCGTGACCCGTCCTTCCAGGCCCGGTTCCGGCGCGAGGCCCAGTCGGCCGCGTCGCTGAACCATCCGGCGATCGTCGCCGTCTACGACACCGGCGAGGACTACGTCGACAACATCTCCATCCCGTACATCGTGATGGAGTACGTCGACGGTTCCACCCTGCGCGAGCTGCTGCACTCCGGCCGCAAGCTGCTGCCCGAGCGCACGCTGGAGATGTGCATCGGCATCCTCCAGGCCCTCGAGTACTCGCACCGCGCCGGCATCGTGCACCGCGACATCAAGCCCGCCAACGTGATGCTGACGCGCACCGGCCAGGTCAAGGTCATGGACTTCGGCATCGCCCGCGCCATGGGCGACTCCGGCATGACCATGACGCAGACGGCTGCCGTCATCGGCACCGCCCAGTACCTCTCGCCCGAGCAGGCCAAGGGCGAGCAGGTCGACGCGCGCTCCGACCTCTACTCCGCGGGCTGCCTGCTCTACGAGCTGCTCAGCGTCCGGCCCCCGTTCGTCGGCGACTCCCCCGTGGCCGTCGCCTACCAGCACGTACGGGAAGAGCCGCAGCCCCCGTCGAACTTCGACCCCGAGATCACGCCCGAGATGGACGCCATCGTCCTCAAGGCCCTGGTCAAGGACCCCGACTACCGCTACCAGTCGGCCGACGAGATGCGCGCCGACATCGAGGCCTGCCTCGACGGCCAGCCCGTCGCCGCCACCGCCACCATGGGCGCGGCCGGCTACGGCTACCCGCACGACCAAGGCCACGGCTACGGGCAGCCCGGCTACGACCAGCCCACCACCGCCCTGCGCACCACCGACGCCGGCCAGACCTCGATGATGCCGCCGATGCCCCCGGGCGACGGCGGGTACGGCTACGGCGACCAGGGCCACGGCGGCTACGACCAGGGCCCCAGCCGCCGCCAGCAGAAGAAGAGCAAGGCCTCCACGATCCTGCTCGTCGCGGCGGGCATCCTCGTCCTCGTCGGCGCGATCCTCATCGGCCGCTCCCTCTT of the Streptomyces sp. NBC_01294 genome contains:
- a CDS encoding DUF2252 domain-containing protein, with translation MAAVAGQRIPDVAGFAPRVAAGSPKEEGKALRARVPRAAHAAFEAPAGRPDAVRAVEESNAGRVAELTPIRVGRMAANPFAFLRGAAGLMAHDLSGGPVTGVGAQICGDAHAANFGLYGDARGRLVIDLNDFDETVFGPWEWDVKRLATSLVLAGRVAGADEDTCRAAALDSVGAYRRTMRLLAKLPAMDAWNAIADEELVSHTDARDLLGTLERVSEKARNNTSARFAARSTEIGPDGGRRFVDALPVLRRVGDREAAAVAASLGSYLHTLQGDRLPLLARYAIHDVAFRVVGTGSVGTRSYVVLLLDHRGEPLVLQVKEARPSVLLPYLPGLGFVSQPEEHEGLRVVAGQKRMQVVSDIMLGWTTVEGRPFQVRQFRNRKGSVDPAALAVDQIDDYGRMTGALLARAHAHSVDPRLLAGYCGKNEELDEAMAAFAVAYADRTEADHADLVAAVRAGRIAAEAGV
- a CDS encoding response regulator transcription factor — its product is MTAEVIRVVIADDEPLIRAGIRMILTSAPDIEVVAEAANGREAVELARLHAPGVMLLDIQMPVMDGLTALGELRRAAPEVRALILTTFGEKENVLRALGQGGAGFLLKDSAPGELIGAVRAAAAGDAYLSPGAARHVVDQLASGKAAVRGEEARRQVAELSERERGVLALLGEGLSNADAGRRLHMSEATVKTYVSRILAKLDCENRVQAALLARDAGL
- a CDS encoding sensor histidine kinase: MDVKAKTRAGWDWLRGPEPWTRRMLAGDLALAGVLAILGLGVEELDRGSGQRMLLGAVVVVALTLLRRRLPATTLVAGSALSSALPGLFFVLPLLGWSAGRRIVGVGRALGCFTLAFAASLAFSVLDQWSQMRPLLVIVFSTLMFLAVTVMPGLASRYWSQRRTLLAALHERNGQLLRERAMVAGQARLRERQRIAQDMHDSLGHQLALISVHTGALEVDPVLTDRQREAVGVLRQASVSAMHELREVVGILRDGVEAPAPVEEAQPAARGVAGIVGVVEAARGAGTEVRMTTSGRPRPLVAACDHAAYRIVQEALTNAYKHAPGAPITVELRYEDDSLVVEIANGPSAGPGEDVVSGGQGLTGLRERARLVGGMVHAGPAEGGGFRVAGVLPYGAEPAGAQDVADDFGQRAQAQKLTQPQARGRRGEQQPMDWAAVDRELAVRVPSRSGGIAVGCGIAFAAVVVLVIVTVAAAVMLMDSAGDAMISRDEYDAAQVNESEKAVRGRLPSGASFLTAGADRKGPPRPEGSQCLALLADHQPSTLTTDLVYRFCFKDGKLVDKQAYEVKQ
- a CDS encoding DUF3662 and FHA domain-containing protein, producing MGVLKRFEQRLEGLVNGTFAKVFKSEVQPVEIAGALQRECDNNATIWNRERTVVPNDFIVELSAGDYDRLSPYSGQLGDELAGLVRDYAKQQRYSFMGPIKVHLEKAEDLDTGLYRVRSRTLASSTSQPQAGPPSPQGGYGYPPENQPQGGYGYPPVAAPPMPSAPPPGGPGARRPAPGGPAGAAPVATPGGPRRHWIEINGTRHQISRPTLVLGRSTEADVRIDDPGVSRRHCEIRTGTPSTIQDLGSTNGIVVDGQHTTRATLRDGSRIVVGSTTIIYRQAEG
- a CDS encoding FHA domain-containing protein FhaB/FipA, coding for MSELTLTVMRLGFLAVLWLFVIVAVQVIRSDLFGTRVTQRGSRRGGAGGAPQQAGRQAAPPQQRQRRGAPTKLVVSEGILTGTTVALAGQTITLGRAHDSTIVLDDDYASSRHARIYPDRDGQWIVEDLGSTNGTYLDRTRLTTPTPIPPGAPIRIGKTVIELRK
- a CDS encoding PP2C family protein-serine/threonine phosphatase, with translation MARDRLYPEEASSTGQVRMSLSLRFAAGSHKGMIREGNEDSGYAGPRLLAIADGMGGQAAGEVASSEVISTLVQLDDDVPGSDILTSLATAVQRANDQLRAMVEEDPQLEGMGTTLTALLWTGQRLGLVHVGDSRAYLLRDGVLTQITQDHTWVQRLVDEGRITEEEATTHPQRSLLMRALGSGDIVEPDLSIREVRAGDRYLICSDGLSGVVSHQTLEETLADYHGPRATVQSLIQLALRGGGPDNITCIVADVLDTDSGDTLAAQVSDTPVVVGAVAENQHQLFDGGNAMQTPAGRASGLGRQAPPPAGSFGPPGSGDAPGYGYSEQGQAKGGGGYGSFGEADGYDADPGYEDTYDHPRRRRSKGRKWTTRTLTLLLVVGVIGGGLYAGWRWTQTQFYVGKNGEHVALFRGISPKLGPLELSKVETDRPDIELKYLPPFKRKLVEATISEGSLDGARKKLDDLGVQVSACKKDEERRNAEAQNSQPPGPSLTPEEQQLVGLCGKQ
- a CDS encoding FtsW/RodA/SpoVE family cell cycle protein is translated as MSVVTNTTTIGAIELPSRRNTELLLLVFAVVIPIFAYANVGLAIHGDLPPGMFVYGLGFAVLAGIAHLVVRRYAKYADPLLLPLATLLNGLGVVLIWRLDQSERLQNLAKRSFGDFSPSAPRQMMYTALAIALFAAVLLILKDHRVLQRFTYISMAGALVLLILPVIPGLGADVFGAKIWISVGGFSIQPGEFAKIVIAIFFAGYLMVKRDALALASRRFMGLYLPRGRDLGPILMIWAMSLLVLVFENDLGTSLLFFGMFVVMLYVATERTSWIVIGLLMSVGGAVVVASFASHVQARVNAWLDPFGCYATSGACEQVGQSIMSFGSGGVLGAGWGQGNSDLIGFAANSDFIFSTVGEELGLAGVMAFLLIYGLIIERGVRTALAARDPFGKLFAIGLSGAFALQIFVVAGGVMGLIPLTGMTMPFLASGGSSVLANWILIAVLIRISDTARRPAPAPAPSPDSEMTQVVRPS
- a CDS encoding peptidoglycan D,D-transpeptidase FtsI family protein, translating into MNKPLRRISLFCGLLVLALLIRTNWLQYVQAEELSTRKENRRVQIAQYATERGNIIVNGGAPITGSAVTAGSDYKYKRTYVDGPLWAPVTGYASQAFGATQLESLEDGILTGNDDRLFFDRTIGMFTGEKKQGGNVVTTLNPEAQKAAFKALGEKKGAVAAIDPRTGAILALVSTPSYDPSSFAGNSKADEKAWVELKDSEDKKLVNRALRETYPPGSTFKVVTAAAALEHGVVKGIDDPTDTPEPYFLPGTKTQLPNSHTGCEKASLNEALRISCNSVFANLGDKVTRDKMVETSEKFGFNNDKIDIPVRAFASIYDKKMGKDGNAQSAIGQFNTAATPLQMAMVTAAIANDGKLMKPYMVDNLTSPNLDIIEKHDPSEMSRPLSAENAEKLQQMMVNVVEKGTGEKAKIKNVTVGGKTGTAQHGEGNKKRPYAWFISYAENPEGASPVAVAVVIEDSEGTARDDISGGGLAAPVAKAVMEAVLKSQK
- the pknB gene encoding Stk1 family PASTA domain-containing Ser/Thr kinase; translation: MEEPRRLGGRYELSHVLGRGGMAEVYLAHDTRLGRTVAVKTLRADLARDPSFQARFRREAQSAASLNHPAIVAVYDTGEDYVDNISIPYIVMEYVDGSTLRELLHSGRKLLPERTLEMCIGILQALEYSHRAGIVHRDIKPANVMLTRTGQVKVMDFGIARAMGDSGMTMTQTAAVIGTAQYLSPEQAKGEQVDARSDLYSAGCLLYELLSVRPPFVGDSPVAVAYQHVREEPQPPSNFDPEITPEMDAIVLKALVKDPDYRYQSADEMRADIEACLDGQPVAATATMGAAGYGYPHDQGHGYGQPGYDQPTTALRTTDAGQTSMMPPMPPGDGGYGYGDQGHGGYDQGPSRRQQKKSKASTILLVAAGILVLVGAILIGRSLFGDTADNRPAVPKLIGQTLEQAQKSGNNVGLTVVKGGDAPCADQPKGNVCKQDPQPDKKVEDGSTVTVTISAGAPKEPVPNVINLMYEQAEAALKEKGFQVDRKAKESDRPAGTVLDQSPKGGEAEKNSVVTLTVAKEVSKASVPELKGKKQEDAEKALKAVNLRLGSVTEIDSPGAAPGTVVDQQYPAGTPLELNKTVNISIAKASAQTAVPNFAGRTLGQYKDDLRRANLRFGSVVVGPSDDNAIVVGTDPQPGAPATPGQNVNVITTPGQGGNNGGNNGGGFIGGLDGR